The sequence aaaaaataaataaaaatgccAGTTCGTCTGTCCATCCCCCTCACCCTACCCAacttgcagaagaagaagaagaagaagaagaagagagaagaaggaaaaaaaaaaaaaaaaaggaaacccaaaaccTAGTTCGTTCGTTcctccccccacccccacccccatcGCACCCAacttgcagaagaagaagaagaagaagagagagaagaagaaaaaaataaaggaaaccCAAAACCCAGTTTGTCTGCcccccaacccaaaacccagttcgtccgcccccccccccccaacccacccaacttgcagaagaagaagagagaaaagaaaagaaaaaaaataggtaggggaagaagatgggttTTCAAATTTGGGCCGGGGGGGTTTGACGGGATCTGGGGGGTGTGATGGGATTTGGGCGGGGGGGGTTCAGGTATGGGGTTTCGAGGGGGTTGAtgggttttcaaattttattttatttttttttttttgttcaagatTAAGCAggtaggggaagaagatgaatggggagaagagagagaggggggaatGGAcgaaagggtttttttttataatttttttttactttttttattattttaatatttaaaaaatattaaattttttttttagtttttaataatattttattattttttttaataaaaagtggGTTTCGGATCAAAccatgtcagcatttaactAAGAAATTCACGCCAAGCTAACGGAATGTATAACAttgacacaaattcgtaagatgaggtatgacattgtcaattttaaaagatgaggtatgaaagtgtcgtgacaccaatagttgaggtagttttttgtactttaccctaattttttttttaaatttaatttaaaaaaaaaattagcctaagttcattatttaataatctcgggctaaaattttaggccagaaggGTATGAGCagaaaaacttaaacaaaaatgctcccaaaacaaaaaaattcaaaaacaaccCAAAATAATGCTGGGGTACtttcatcattttaatagtatttttttaaataataattctttttgtacaatttttttttaaattaatatctcacaataggttagcaataatataattcaatcagttgttcattaaatattattttctctatttttaaacactttcaaaacatcttaaaaggTGTGTAATACCggttaaaaaaaaagtctttcacacgcacataataatgtgattaaattagttgttaaatgattttttttaacaaacaatattatatatACTAAGGGGGAggaggtgggcttagcctcacaatgaactagcaataatgtgatttaatcagttgtttatcaaatattattttctctattcttaatgtaaattcaatagaatgtagatggaaattgaaatgccgaatttattatgtgaatttaaCTGCTTTGATTGGTTTGTGAGGGATtttttctagcatgatctaagattattcatttaattcaaatatttgattttccttttgtcaattcacgcaTATTATTACGTTTACAATTTGTCAATTCACGCATATAAATATGTTTACAATGTGAAGAAGGCAGTTATAATAGCCTTCACGGGAAGACACAACACAAAACATTAAGATTTTCAAGAGTTCTAAGTAGATCAACCAATATAATACGACAATACGAGTCACCCACGAGTAAGCcaaatggaagaaaataaaCTACTCGTGCAGGATATTCCATGAAacggtgtgatatccacacacccttttttacttctcccacacctttttggttttcgaccgttggatcggataaattgaataagatcaacggacagaaattaacaaggggtgtgtgagaagtaaaaaggggtgtgtggatagcacatcccttccATGAAATCAAAGTATCATTTAACTAAGTATGGCCATGCGCAACACTATAATATACAGAAATCATGCTTTTTTAAGTGACCCGAATATATGTATGAGGCGTCTTTGAGATGGCAGCTTATTAACTTGCTATGGCTCAACCGCTAGTGTCCAAAGTTCACTACCAAAGACCATGTGGACAGATTTAAGCGCCATCTAAAAAGAATATAACTTAGACAACTGCTGACCTGCACCAAAAGCTAAATTAGCAAGAAAGTAAATTCCAGCTGCAGATACAAACATCACGATACATCACATAAACCTAAGATGAAGCTAAACTCAATAAAAAGACATGCCCACTGACTTGCCAGAAACCAGCCAGTTTAGTTTTAGGAGAATTCACACTTTTAATCCAGTCCTTAACTATGTATTTTTAAGAATCCTGAGAAAATGCATATCATAGACGATTAAAGTTGGATTGACAATCACAAACGATAAACTTACATGAAGGGCAGTTTTCCATGGATAGATAGTTCTTGTTATGATCCTGCAAAGGAGATGCGAAACAGTTCAAAAAACCGCTAATATCAATCCAACTACATCCAGTCTCCTTCCTCAAACCCTTTTCCCTCATTTGTTTCCTCACAGTATCCACGTTTTCCCACTTGCCTTCCTCGGCATACATATTTGAGAGCAAAACATGGTAGCCCGTTTTGCCATTTGCTGCCTCTAGTTCAAGCAATTTCCCAGCAACAATCTTTCCCAATTCAAAATGTTTATGAATTCTGCACGCCCCAAGAAGTGAGCCCCAAATTTCCATCGCATCACCCTCTTCGCCCAACCCTTTGACAAACTCGTAGGCTTCAACCACTCTCCCAACCCTCCCTAACATGTCAGCTATATAGCAATAGTGTGCCGTTAGTGGTTTAATATTGTATTCCCCTTTCATTGAATCGTATATCGAAAGACCTTCGTTAACCAAACCAGCATAACTGCAGGCAGACAAGACCGCAACAAAGATTATGGCATCAGGTGCAGTGCCAGATTTCTGCATTGAGTGAAACAAAGAGAGAGCTCTCTCACCCATTCCATTCTGACCGTAGCCCAGCATCATTGTGGTATATGTGACAGTGTTCTTCTCATGGGATCCAGCGAAAACATTTTCAGCATAAGTGACTGCACCACATTTGGAATACATGTCAATTAGAGCAGATCCCACGAAGACGTTTTGGTCAAGGTAGTGGCGGATAGAGAACCCATGGATTTGCTTAACCATATCTATGTTTCCCACAGGATTACAAGCTGGTAGAACTGATGCTAAGGTCACATCATTTGGTATTATTGCTCAAGCATCTGCCTAAAGACAAAGAAAGCTTCTTCAGAAATCATAGTATTCCATGAAACAACATCCCTCTCAGGCATCTTATGAAAAATTTTGAATGACATGTCAACAGAATTGCACCTTGAATACATTACGATAGTCGCATTGAGTAAAATAACGGGCATCAATCTCAAATGCTTGATGATAAAAGCATGCAGCTGTCCAGCTAATTCCAACTGTTGCATCTGTGAACATGCAGTTAAAACTGATAGGAAGGTCACCTCAGCAAGAATAGCCAGTTCTGAGTTTACAGCTTGAAAGAAGAGGTCGATCGCTTCAATAGGACTGTTATTTTGAACATATGCACCGATCGTAGTGTTCCAAATCTCTGTATTTCTCTCCGAACAATGGTCAAAAGTCTTCCTAGCATATTCAAGGCAACCAAACTCGGCATACATAAATATTGCCGAGCTCACAACAAACAAGTCAGTCACATATTCCCCACCCAACCTAAGAAGCTTACCGTATAAAACACTCGCGTTCTTATAGTCTCCCATAGCGGAAAGTGCAGGGAAAACATTGACAAAACTGACAGCACTCGGTCTTATTCTCATTCCCATCATCATCCTAAACTGCTTCACTGCTTCTGCATATCTTTCCGTCTTAACATACCACGAAACCAGCGTATTCCAAGCAACCACATTCCTCTTGCGCATTGTATCAAACACTCTACGCACTAAATCATACTGTGAATAATCAAAGTCATAATAACAAGCAGAGTACATATTCAAAAGCAAATTACACACAATCCTACTGGGTTCGGATGACACCGAAGAACATGGCAATGCAGGGCTTACCCATCTTGAAATTGCGCGTGTCGGTGCAGGCTTTGAGGGTAGAAGAGTAAGTGTAAGGGTCGGCCTTGGTGCCGGGAGAGGCAGATTTCATCTGGGAGTAGAACAAGAGGGCTTCATTGGCCATGTTGTTGCAGATGAATCCAATGATGATGGTGTTCCAGAGCACGGTGGAGGGGCGAGGCAAAGTATCGAACAGTTGGCGGGCAAGGTGAGGAGGAGGGATTCCTCCTGAAAATGTTTTGCGGACGATTCATAAAATTTCGTGCTAATGATCGAAACCATTAATGATATAAATCATTATGGAAAGatcatctttataaaaaaaaattaaagtaatgGTTATTAAGTCAAATAACTGCAACAAATAGATAAAACAGCTCATAATACTATTAACAATTCTTACTATATATttttacacattttgatgacatAACGATTTCAAGTGGTGATCTTTACGCAACGACATATAATATGAACAATTCTAACGATAAACACAAAATTTTGAGAGTCCgttacaacacatttttaggAAGATATCCTTCTCATCGTTTCAGTTGTAAAGTATTATTCTAAGCATGTATATCAATTGCATGGCTTGTGGGATGGGGGTGGTGTTTTAAttcttggattttttttcaTGTGGAGGTGATGATGTCATGCCTTTGCTGTCAtttgctaattttttttcatgtggTCTACTAATACGTTAGTGGTTGGCAATGCTCACAGCATGTAATGAAGAGTTGGTCATCTGAAGCTTTCATTATTATTAGTAAAAAAACCTCTATATTGAAAATGATGTCAAAATCAGTTTTTAGGCATGCATTAGGTGCACATACCAGCTGAATTGATCAGTACAAGTTAGATTttcaaagaagagaaaatgtCACCACAAGACTTTAAGATTCGATACGTTGAACTATGTATTAACGGAAAACTTACAATACAAACGTTGCAAATTACATGACGTAAAAATAAACGAGGAGAATATAAAAGCCCCCCCAACCCAATTAAATTTGATCAATAAAACGCCCTAATGAAGAGTACGAAGAACCACCATCCACCAAGGCTTTCTTGCTCTTTTCACTCATCTCCTTCACTCTTTTCCTTACATCACTGTCAAGCTCCATCACTTGCCTTATCCCTCTTTCTATGTCTTCTGCACTCACCACCACGTCGCTGTCCTTCCTATAATCCATCTTAATCTCCACTGCCAATCCCAACTCCACCACCAACTGAAAGGCATTCAGGTTTTGCTCCGCGTACATTGGCCATGCGGCAATCGGCACGCCATTCCATAAACTTTCCAACGTAGAATTCCACCCGCAATGTGATACAAACCCTCCGGTTGCCGGATGGCCTAGGATTGCCGCTTGCGGGGCCCAACCAATCACCTTCCCAACCGTAGCCGTCCGATCAAGAAACCCTTCGGGCAAGACTGCCTTTAGATCCTCGTAGTCTCTTGGCATAGCTCTCTGGCCATTAGGTGGGGGCCGGCGTAGGGACCACAAAAACCGATGTCCGCTGTGCTCTAGCGCGCACGCTATCTCTTTCACCTGGGCCTCACCGAAACTTCCCATGCTTCCAAAACACAGGAACACCACCGAGAAAGGAGGCTGATCATCAAGCCACCTCAAGATATCCGAGCCCTTATCTTCATCACTACTTTTGAGATTCAATAAGGGTCCCACTGGATACACgggtgggattttatcaccagAATCAAGATAATGAAGAGCATGCGATTCTAGCTCCATGAACGTATTTACCAAAATACCCTTGGTTTGTTTCAACATGCTGGCGGAGTTGAGGATTGATTTGGTGCCCTCCTTGTCCAGAAACGAACCAGGCAAGACGGCGGCAGGGTAAGGGTTGATGAAACTCGGGACGGCCAACTCAGCGGTTGAGCTCGTCAACTCAGTTATATCTATTCCCCCCTCGTCACGAAGCGATTGAAAATGGAAAAAAAGTGCGAGAGTCGAAGCGTTGGAGGTGAAGAACAGGTAGGAGGGAACCTTAAATTCGTTGGCCACGTCCATTAGGCTTACGCAAAATATGTCGAGCACGAACCCGGCAAGCCGAGGCTTCGACGTCGACTCAGACTGATCTGACTCTGGGAGTAAGTTGATAACGGCGTCTCTGACGTGAGATTTGTGATTTTCGACGAGCATTCTGAAGAAGGACCCGGGATTGGGGACAGTGTCTTGTTTGTCCGGTTGGGCTTCGGGGAGGTTGACGAAGTTGATGCGGTGAGAGATTGAAGAATCAGTGTTGGTGAATGGTTGGGCGTGGGGAAGCTTCATG is a genomic window of Malus domestica chromosome 09, GDT2T_hap1 containing:
- the LOC114819107 gene encoding UDP-glycosyltransferase 71A15-like, yielding MKRPAHLVFVPAPIIGHIVSTVEMAKQLVARDDQLFITVLVMKLPHAQPFTNTDSSISHRINFVNLPEAQPDKQDTVPNPGSFFRMLVENHKSHVRDAVINLLPESDQSESTSKPRLAGFVLDIFCVSLMDVANEFKVPSYLFFTSNASTLALFFHFQSLRDEGGIDITELTSSTAELAVPSFINPYPAAVLPGSFLDKEGTKSILNSASMLKQTKGILVNTFMELESHALHYLDSGDKIPPVYPVGPLLNLKSSDEDKGSDILRWLDDQPPFSVVFLCFGSMGSFGEAQVKEIACALEHSGHRFLWSLRRPPPNGQRAMPRDYEDLKAVLPEGFLDRTATVGKVIGWAPQAAILGHPATGGFVSHCGWNSTLESLWNGVPIAAWPMYAEQNLNAFQLVVELGLAVEIKMDYRKDSDVVVSAEDIERGIRQVMELDSDVRKRVKEMSEKSKKALVDGGSSYSSLGRFIDQI
- the LOC103456020 gene encoding LOW QUALITY PROTEIN: pentatricopeptide repeat-containing protein At3g22150, chloroplastic (The sequence of the model RefSeq protein was modified relative to this genomic sequence to represent the inferred CDS: inserted 3 bases in 2 codons) gives rise to the protein IVRKTFSGGIPPPHLARQLFDTLPRPSTVLWNTIIIGFICNNMANEALLFYSQMKSASPGTKADPYTYSSTLKACTDTRNFKMGKPCIAMFXSVSSEPSRIVCNLLLNMYSACYYDFDYSQYDLVRRVFDTMRKRNVVAWNTLVSWYVKTERYAEAVKQFRMMMGMRIRPSAVSFVNVFPALSAMGDYKNASVLYGKLLRLGGEYVTDLFVVSSAIFMYAEFGCLEYARKTFDHCSERNTEIWNTTIGAYVQNNSPIEAIDLFFQAVNSELAILAEVTFLSVLTACSQMQQLELAGQLHAFIIKHLRLMPVILLNATIVMYSRCNSVDMSFKIFHKMPERDVVSWNTMISEEAFFVFRQMLEQXIPNDVTLASVLPACNPVGNIDMVKQIHGFSIRHYLDQNVFVGSALIDMYSKCGAVTYAENVFAGSHEKNTVTYTTMMLGYGQNGMGERALSLFHSMQKSGTAPDAIIFVAVLSACSYAGLVNEGLSIYDSMKGEYNIKPLTAHYCYIADMLGRVGRVVEAYEFVKGLGEEGDAMEIWGSLLGACRIHKHFELGKIVAGKLLELEAANGKTGYHVLLSNMYAEEGKWENVDTVRKQMREKGLRKETGCSWIDISGFLNCFASPLQDHNKNYLSMENCPSCQQLSKLYSF